A DNA window from Sphaeramia orbicularis chromosome 22, fSphaOr1.1, whole genome shotgun sequence contains the following coding sequences:
- the syf2 gene encoding pre-mRNA-splicing factor syf2: MASHSEESALATEEEPTETLASQKREARLRKFRELHFKRNEARKLNHQEVVEEDKRLKLPSNWEAKKARLEWELAEDEKKKECAARGENYDRVKLLEITADDAERWERKKKKKNPDTGFAGYAEAQFRQYQRLTKQIRPDMESYERQREECGEDFHPTSNSLIHGTHVPTKEGIDRMVEDVEKQIEKRSKYSRRRAYNDDADIDYINERNAKFNKKAERFYGKYTAEIKQNLERGTAV, from the exons ATGGCGTCCCATAGCGAG GAGTCTGCTTTGGCCACTGAAGAGGAACCGACCGAAACTCTTGCGTCCCAGAAGAGAGAAGCCAGGCTCCGAAAGTTTCGAGAGTTACATTTCAAACGA AATGAAGCACGTAAACTCAATCACCAGGAGGTTGTAGAGGAGGATAAGAGACTGAAACTCCCTTCCAACTGGGAGGCTAAAAAAGCCCGTCTGGAGTGGGAGCTTGCTGAAGACGAAAAGAAAAAG GAGTGCGCAGCCAGGGGGGAAAACTATGACAGAGTAAAACTGCTGGAGATTACTGCTGATGATGCAGAGCGATgggagaggaagaaaaagaagaagaacccAGACACAGGATTTGCAG GTTACGCTGAAGCTCAATTTAGACAGTATCAGAGGCTCACCAAGCAGATCAGACCAGACATGGAAAGCTATGAAAGACAAAGGGAGGAATG CGGTGAGGATTTTCACCCCACGTCCAATAGCCTGATCCATGGAACCCATGTTCCCACAAAGGAGGGTATTGACCGCATGGTGGAAGATGTTGAGAAACA GATCGAGAAGAGATCTAAGTACAGCCGACGCAGGGCCTACAACGACGACGCCGACATCGACTACATTAACGAGAGGAACGCCAAGTTCAACAAGAAGGCGGAGCGTTTCTACGGCAAATACACAGCAGAGATCAAACAGAACTTGGAGAGAGGAACAGCTGTTTAG
- the rsrp1 gene encoding arginine/serine-rich protein 1 isoform X1: MAKRENPHTEMADARQSDCLKVIFDQQSPALFHPRSRSRSSSSSGSSRTSESRRGRSSYRRRHRSSSSSSSSVSRSRSTSRTRSRSHPRCHRRSSRCRCDNHYRYRRYSRRSPPRRYRAHSRSFSRSPSVDRYSRRRHYRSRSRSCSRSCSRSRSRSTRRCNSHRRRVSRLSRSPPRVYRGYSRSSEHSVKLSIDDKAKLLKTARENAAKILGVETLELPKSVKPILSDELVRSEHGSPAPEMMGRQSEKTQSQNEVEPDDLSSLRISPKRRIISFSIHNSVAKPTVAVPSCAKVTPRVDSYESRKPYGHWIPVVSSRDSLRRKRSHVKVMWEEVKNAFRWDNFSPFVYCIKFQ; the protein is encoded by the exons ATGGCCAAGAGAGAGAACCCCCACACTGAAATGGCCGATGCCCGCCAGAGTGACTGCCTCAAAGTAATCTTTGATCAGCAGAGCCCTGCACTATTTCACCCCCGTTCAAGatccagaagcagcagcagcagtggaagCAGCCGTACATCTGAAAGCCGTAGAGGCCGTAGCAGCTACAGAAGGCGCCAtagatcatcatcatcttcttcatcctcaGTATCTAGAAGCAGGTCTACATCTCGAACCCGGTCCCGTTCTCACCCTCGGTGTCACAGGCGATCATCTCGATGCCGTTGTGACAATCACTACAGATACAGAAGATACAGTCGCCGTTCACCACCACGCCGCTACAGGGCCCACTCCCGCTCCTTCAGCCGCTCTCCCTCGGTAGACAGATACTCCCGTAGGAGACACTACAGGTCTCGTTCAAGGTCTTGTTCTAGGTCTTGTTCTAGGTCTCGTTCAAGGTCTACCCGCCGTTGTAACAGCCACAGGAGACGAGTAAGCAGGTTGTCCCGATCCCCTCCAAGAGTATACAGGGGTTACTCCAGGTCTTCAGAACACTCTGTCAAACTGAGCATTGATG ATAAAGCAAAACTCCTGAAAACTGCCAGAGAAAATGCTGCCAAGATCCTAGGAGTGGAGACATTGGAACTTCCTAAAAGCGTGAAACCAATCCTGTCAGATGAGTTGGTGCGGTCTGAGCATGGATCACCAGCACCAGAGATGATGGGAAGACAATCAGAGAAGACACAATCACAG AATGAAGTTGAACCTGATGATCTGTCCAGCCTGAGGATCTCTCCTAAAAGAAGAATTATCTCATTCAGTATTCAT AATTCAGTGGCTAAGCCAACTGTGGCAGTCCCATCTTGTGCTAAGGTAACACCTCGTGTGGACAGCTATGAAAGCAGGAAGCCTTATGGTCACTGGATTCCTGTCGTATCAAGCCGAGACTCTCTGCGGCGCAAACGCTCAC ATGTAAAAGTTATGTGGGAAGAAGTGAAGAATGCATTCAGGTGGGATAATTTTTCTCCCTTTGTGTACTGTATAAAGTTTCAATAA
- the rsrp1 gene encoding arginine/serine-rich protein 1 isoform X2, whose protein sequence is MAKRENPHTEMADARQSDCLKVIFDQQSPALFHPRSRSRSSSSSGSSRTSESRRGRSSYRRRHRSSSSSSSSVSRSRSTSRTRSRSHPRCHRRSSRCRCDNHYRYRRYSRRSPPRRYRAHSRSFSRSPSVDRYSRRRHYRSRSRSTRRCNSHRRRVSRLSRSPPRVYRGYSRSSEHSVKLSIDDKAKLLKTARENAAKILGVETLELPKSVKPILSDELVRSEHGSPAPEMMGRQSEKTQSQNEVEPDDLSSLRISPKRRIISFSIHNSVAKPTVAVPSCAKVTPRVDSYESRKPYGHWIPVVSSRDSLRRKRSHVKVMWEEVKNAFRWDNFSPFVYCIKFQ, encoded by the exons ATGGCCAAGAGAGAGAACCCCCACACTGAAATGGCCGATGCCCGCCAGAGTGACTGCCTCAAAGTAATCTTTGATCAGCAGAGCCCTGCACTATTTCACCCCCGTTCAAGatccagaagcagcagcagcagtggaagCAGCCGTACATCTGAAAGCCGTAGAGGCCGTAGCAGCTACAGAAGGCGCCAtagatcatcatcatcttcttcatcctcaGTATCTAGAAGCAGGTCTACATCTCGAACCCGGTCCCGTTCTCACCCTCGGTGTCACAGGCGATCATCTCGATGCCGTTGTGACAATCACTACAGATACAGAAGATACAGTCGCCGTTCACCACCACGCCGCTACAGGGCCCACTCCCGCTCCTTCAGCCGCTCTCCCTCGGTAGACAGATACTCCCGTAGGAGACACTACAG GTCTCGTTCAAGGTCTACCCGCCGTTGTAACAGCCACAGGAGACGAGTAAGCAGGTTGTCCCGATCCCCTCCAAGAGTATACAGGGGTTACTCCAGGTCTTCAGAACACTCTGTCAAACTGAGCATTGATG ATAAAGCAAAACTCCTGAAAACTGCCAGAGAAAATGCTGCCAAGATCCTAGGAGTGGAGACATTGGAACTTCCTAAAAGCGTGAAACCAATCCTGTCAGATGAGTTGGTGCGGTCTGAGCATGGATCACCAGCACCAGAGATGATGGGAAGACAATCAGAGAAGACACAATCACAG AATGAAGTTGAACCTGATGATCTGTCCAGCCTGAGGATCTCTCCTAAAAGAAGAATTATCTCATTCAGTATTCAT AATTCAGTGGCTAAGCCAACTGTGGCAGTCCCATCTTGTGCTAAGGTAACACCTCGTGTGGACAGCTATGAAAGCAGGAAGCCTTATGGTCACTGGATTCCTGTCGTATCAAGCCGAGACTCTCTGCGGCGCAAACGCTCAC ATGTAAAAGTTATGTGGGAAGAAGTGAAGAATGCATTCAGGTGGGATAATTTTTCTCCCTTTGTGTACTGTATAAAGTTTCAATAA
- the mgst3b gene encoding microsomal glutathione S-transferase 3b has product MDVLTVLPSSFGYAIFTYLYSWIMLGYLAVKVGAARKKYDVKYPTMYSDKEQVFNCIQRAHQNTLEVYPQWLVFQTIAALVYPLTASVLGAIWVTSRFSYAWGYYTGDPAKRMNGAYGYIGYFGVIFLSISVALQLLGVF; this is encoded by the exons ATGGACGTTTTGACTGTGTTGCCATCCAGTTTTGGATATGCTATATTTACTTACCTGTACAGCTGGATTATGCTGGGTTATCTAGCGGTTAAGGTTGGGGCTGCCAGAAAGAAGTACGACGTAAAG tatccCACCATGTACAGTGACAAGGAGCAAGTGTTTAACTGCATACAAAGGGCACATCAGAACACACTGGAGGTCTACCCTCAGTGGCTTGTCTTCCAGACCATCGCAGCTCTTGTCTATCCT CTAACAGCGTCTGTGTTGGGTGCTATCTGGGTGACCAGCAGGTTTTCTTATGCCTGGGGCTACTACACAGGAG atcCAGCCAAGAGGATGAACGGTGCTTATGGGTACATTGGGTACTTTGGAGTCATTTTTCTTTCCATATCTGTTGCTTTGCAGTTGCTTGGAGTATTTTAA
- the tmem50a gene encoding transmembrane protein 50A isoform X1, with protein MSGFLDGIRCGDCECNVDWGERRNTIASIAAGVLFFTGWWIIIDAAVIYPEEENFHHAYHTCGVIATVAFLMINAVSNGQVRGDSYSEGCMGQTGARVWLFIGFMLAFGSLIASMWILFGGFVVPRKSCCVPWYCHFLPKCLHFLWGFGLQVWTYGGSVAVMDTVCVFCYTFCILYCMRNYALVVIHFIYKYIYFCSFQINMFNLYRLLYK; from the exons ATGTCTGGCTTTCTGGACGGAATCCGGTGTGGTGACTGTGAGTGCAATGTAGACTGGGGAGAGAGAAGAAACACCATCGCGTCAATAGCTGCCGGAGTTCTG tttttcactgGTTGGTGGATCATCATCGATGCAGCAGTGATCTACCCTGAAGAGGAAAACTTTCACCATGCTTATCATACGTGTGGTGTCATTGCTACAGTGGCCTTCCTCAT GATTAATGCTGTTTCAAATGGCCAAGTGAGAGGAGACAGCTACAGTGAGGGCTGCATGGGGCAGACAG GCGCTCGTGTCTGGCTCTTTATTGGCTTCATGCTGGCCTTTGGCTCCCTCATTGCCTCTATGTGGATTCTGTTTGGAGGATTTGTAGTGCCTCGTAAgt CATGTTGTGTACCCTGGTATTGCCATTTTCTTCCAAAATGCCTTCATTTTCTTTGG GGGTTTGGTCTTCAAGTTTGGACGTACGGAGGATCTGTGGCAGTAATGGATACTGTGTGTGTCTTCTGCTATACATTCTGCATTCTATATTGTATGAGAAACTATGCTTTAGTGGTTATTcactttatatataaatatatatactt
- the tmem50a gene encoding transmembrane protein 50A isoform X2 has translation MSGFLDGIRCGDCECNVDWGERRNTIASIAAGVLFFTGWWIIIDAAVIYPEEENFHHAYHTCGVIATVAFLMINAVSNGQVRGDSYSEGCMGQTGARVWLFIGFMLAFGSLIASMWILFGGFVVPQKHVVYPGIAIFFQNAFIFFGGLVFKFGRTEDLWQ, from the exons ATGTCTGGCTTTCTGGACGGAATCCGGTGTGGTGACTGTGAGTGCAATGTAGACTGGGGAGAGAGAAGAAACACCATCGCGTCAATAGCTGCCGGAGTTCTG tttttcactgGTTGGTGGATCATCATCGATGCAGCAGTGATCTACCCTGAAGAGGAAAACTTTCACCATGCTTATCATACGTGTGGTGTCATTGCTACAGTGGCCTTCCTCAT GATTAATGCTGTTTCAAATGGCCAAGTGAGAGGAGACAGCTACAGTGAGGGCTGCATGGGGCAGACAG GCGCTCGTGTCTGGCTCTTTATTGGCTTCATGCTGGCCTTTGGCTCCCTCATTGCCTCTATGTGGATTCTGTTTGGAGGATTTGTAGTGCCTC AAAAGCATGTTGTGTACCCTGGTATTGCCATTTTCTTCCAAAATGCCTTCATTTTCTTTGG GGGTTTGGTCTTCAAGTTTGGACGTACGGAGGATCTGTGGCAGTAA